The genomic DNA TTCAAAGGCATCAGTATTAATAGCACAGGACTGCATATTGCCGCTAAAAAAGGAGATCATGCCAAATCTATTTTTAACGGGAAGGTGCTTGCCGTTCAATTATTATCAGAAGGAAGAAAATCAATATTAGTGCAACACGGTAACTACATTTCAGCCTACAACAATCTTGAAGAAACTTACGTTAAAAAAGAAGATAAGGTGGTAACAGGCCAGCGATTAGGTAAAATTTTCACTAACAAAATTACAGGTAAAACCAAACTTGCTTTTGTGCTATTTAAAAACACAAAACGTCTAAACCCAGCTAACTGGATACAAAAAAAATAATCTTATTTTCAATCTAAAAGTGAATTAATCATCCAACAAAATACTATAAGCTATTATAGCTTCCATGTAAGATTTATACACTAACCTTTCAATTTTAGATATAAAAAAAGCGCTATTTTATACAAATAACGCTTTTAATTCTGTTGCTTCTTTCGGATCCATTTTATTTGCCAGTATCAAACTCAACTGCTTTCTACGTAGCGCTCCATCAAATCGCTTTTTCTCTAATTCTGTTTCTGGTATAATTGGTGGAATAGGCACAGGTTTACCTGTTTCATCTACAGCTACAAAGGTATAGATTCCTTCATTTACAGAAGTTTTCTCACCTGACTGACGATCTTCTATCCAAACATCAACATACACCTCCATAGATGATTTAAATGCTCTTGAAACTTTAGCCTCAACAGTAACTACACTTCCTACAGGTACACTCTTATTAAAGGCTACATGATTTACAGACGCTGTAACAACAATTCTTCTAGAATGACGTCTAGCAGAAATACTACAAGCCCTATCCATTCTAGCCAATAGTTCTCCTCCAAAAAGATTATCCAAATAATTTGTTTCACCAGGTAAAACAAGGTCAGTAAGTACGGTTAAAGACTCTTTAGGTGATTTTGCTCTCATGAATGTTTTTTAAAAAACAAAGATATACAATCCCCTTTACAAAAAAGCGTATTTTAGAACTCGATTGTTAAAATTATTTTACTAACAACCACGCATCTTTTGAAAAGTTTTCCTGAATTTCCTTAAGGTTTTTTCTAGCTTCTTTTTTTGTTTCATAACTATCAAAAACTACTTGAGTAAGCCCCCAAGAATTTTCTCCTAAAATATAAGAATCAAATCCTTTTTGTTTTAGTTCATTTACCTTATTCTCTGCATTCTCTCTAAGTTGAAAAGCACCTGCAACTACATGAAATTTCTTAATAGTTACTTTGGTTAGGTTTAAATCTATTGCAGGTAAAGGATTATCTATAACAAAAGTTGCTGATTGGATTTTATCTTGTAATTTTTGTTCCTCTGAAACTTCTCCTTGGTTTTGAACTCCAACCCATCCTGTATATCCTAATGTTAATAAAATTGCTGCCGTTGCTGCATACTTTATAAAAACAGGAATTCCTTTACGTTCCTCCTCTTTTAGTTCAGAATCAGATATCAAAGACTTCACTTGACCTTTATATTCTGATCGTTTCACTGCTGACGATGCAAAGGTAGCTAAACCAAAAGCATCCGTTAAAAAGTTAGCAGTAGTATTGGGTTCAAAAATTAATTGTTCTTTTTCGTTTAAAGACAAGCTACCTATATCTCCTATTTTTAGAGACTTTGATTTTAGTTCTTTATTCCATTTTTCAACTATACCTGCTATCTTCAAAGAAGCTTCTTCAAATGAAATTTCCTCTGCTTTCACAATATAATTAGCTAACAACCCATCGTTATGTTTTAAATGCGAATTAAACGTAATCTGCTTCGTTGGTGGAGAAAAAGTATGTGTAAAATCATTCACTTTCGCACCAATTTTATTCGTTACAAAACCTCCAAATCCAGGTATAATTACACAATCGTATCTGTACAATAAATCGTTAATATAGTTGTCTAATCTCATAAATACAAAGATAGTTTTTTTGCAAAAAGTAATTTAAATCTTATTTATAATTTATTAACAATTATTTTGTATATTGATTTTCAATTATTTGCTATATGAAATCAGAAAAACTACTTGCTATCTTAAGACTACAAGCCACTAAAAGCATCGGAGATATTGTTGCTAAAAAACTCATTAAAACAATTGGAAGCGCTGAACAGATCTTTAAAGAAAAGCCGCATACCTTACAAAAAATAAATGGTATTGGATCTTGTATTACGAAACAATTATTTAATCTTAAAAACAAAAAAAAAGCAGCAAAAGAATGCGATTATATTTTAAAAAACAATGTTCCTTTCTCCTACTTTCTGTCTGATACTTACCCAAAATACCTTAAGCACTGTATTGACGCACCTATTTTAATTTTTAAAGATGGAAACTTAAATCTTAAAAATGATAAAATTATTGCCATTGTTGGTACTAGAAACATTACTTCCTATGGACGTGATTTCTGTCATCAATTAATTGATGGGTTAAAAAATTACAACCCTATTATTGTGAGTGGTTTTGCTTATGGAATAGATATTTGCGCACATAAAACTGCCATAAATAACAAGCTACAAACCGTAGCTATCCTAGCACATGGATTAAACCAAACCTATCCTAAATCGCATAAAGAGTATATACATCAACTAAATGAAAAAGGAGGTTTTATAACCGAATTTTGGCATAATGAAACTCCTTTTAGAGAAAGTTTTTTAAAAAGAAACCGAATTATTGCAGGCATTTCTAAAGCTACAATTGTTATAGAATCGGCTGAAAGAGGGGGTTCTTTAGTTACAGCAGACATTGCGAATTCTTACAATCGTGATGTATTTGCTCTTCCCGGAAGAAATACAGATATATACAGCAAAGGCTGTAACAACCTTATAAAAAACAATCAGGCACATTTATTAACTTCCTCAGAAGATATTGCTAAAATGCTAAATTGGGATCTTCCCAACAACAAACCCTCAATCCAAACCAAACTATTTACAGAATTAAATGAAGATGAAGAAAAAATATACAATTATCTATGTTCTAACGGGAAACAACTATTAGATACAATCGCATCGCATTGCAACATCCCTACCTATAAATTATCATCTATTCTATTACAAATGGAATTAAAAAAACTTATAAAGCCTTTACCTGGTAAACTATTTGAAACCATTTAGTTTTTATCCTTATTTTTGATTTCACTAATACAAACTCATGTCTTCAGAAGAAAAATTAATGTCGCAAAAAAAACCTGCTTTTCCTGTTACAAAGCAGCTGAACGATTATTTGGTTGAATATAATAGAAATATAAAAATTCCTATTTTTTATGACGATCTACTACGTTTTCAAGGTTCTATCGTTGTATATGATAAAAATGATGTGGATACTCTTTGGGTTCGTACTTATTATTCTGAATTTGAGCGTCAAGAAATAGATTTGAGTTTAAAAAAAGTTTATACAATCTTACACTCCAATGGAAATGAAGATACTATTCCTTTTTTAAATATAGATGCGATTGACTATTGTACGTTTGGTAATTCAAAACCTTTTCGAGTAAAAGTTAGAAATATACTGAACGATAATTACACTTATTTTTATGTAAAAAAGACTGATGCCTCTCGTATTTACGGCTTAGAGTTAGAGCATATATTATCACCTTATAATCTTAATTTCTTAGTATATAAAGACACCTTAATAGAAGAGCATATTGCAGGAATTCCTGGAGATGAGTTTATCAAAAGTTTTTTACCGAAGTGCACTCCCTCCGAAAAGGCTCAAATAGCAAAAGAGTTCGTAAAATTTAATGAACGTTGCATGATAAGACTGTTAGGAGATATGCGTTCGTATAATTACGTTATTGTTCCTGTACACGATTTTGACCATGTTGTATATCGAATTAGAGCTATTGATTTTGACCAACAGTGTTTCGAAGGAAAATTTAAAGTTTATTATCCCCAATTTTTCAAAGAAAATTTTCAAATGGTAGCTTTAGTTGGAGAAAAACTACAAAACTCTTCAATAGATCAATATAAATTAGAAGAACGGTCTATAGTTGCAAAACGGATTCTAAGCTCAGAAGACAGAATCTATGAGTTGATTTCTTGTATGAAAAATGATACCATATCAACACCTAAAAACATTAATTTACTAAAACATCAAATTTTTAATTTTACCAAAGACGTACATTTTAAAAAAAGCAAAAATATGGGCGAAATTATAGCTACTGCTTTAGATTTTGTAAAACGAAATTACGAAAGTGTTACAATGAGATAAACCTATTCTTCTCCACCTCTGACGCTTTCAATAATTACGGTTGTTAAAATTAAACCTCCCCCTATAAAAGTCTTCCAAGTAGGTATTTCGTTTAAAAAAGTATATGCTAAAACAACCCCAAATACTGGTTGAATACTACTAATAATACTGGCTGTAGAAACTGTAAAAAACTTAAGAGAACGCACCATTAAACTATGCCCAATAGCAGTGGTTAACAAGGCCAATAACAGCACATATGGAAACTGATTTACTATTTCCGAAAAATCCATAAACAACAATACAGGGCTCAAAAAAACAGTAATAATTAATGTCTGATAAAACATTAGCATTGTTCCATTATAATTAGCTGTAAATGGTTTTAAAATTAAGATTCTAATTGCATAAAACAGCGCTGATAAAAGTCCCATCAAAATCCCTTGTACATTTGAATTTCCTAGATTAAAATCTGGCCTTAAAATATAAATTCCAATCAAAACTAGCATGGCTAAAACAATGTGTACTGGATTAAATTTCGTCTTAAAAACAACAGGTTCTAATAACGTTGTGATAATAGGAAATGTATATAAAGACAACATCCCTAAAGCTACATTTGAGAGCTTCAATGCATAAAAATAAGTTATCCAATGCATTGCCATAAAAACACTGCTAATAATAAAAGGAATATAATGGTTACTAGAACTTATCGTTAGCTTCACTTTCTTAAATTTGCAAAATGCATATAAAAAAAGCATTGCTAGTGACGAGCGAAACCAAATAATTACTTCAGGAGACATTTTAATATACTTTCCTAAAACTCCAGAAGTACTTATAAATAAAGTAGCTAACAATAAAACTAGTAGGTGTTGAATATGTTTTTTGTGCATATTAAAATCTATTTAAGGTTGCAATAATAACAAAAACACTTTATAGATTTCTATCTTACACAAGGCATCCAAAGAAATAAAACCTAGGAGCTTCTAAATAATTACTATGTATTTATTTGCTAGTTTTAAATAAAAAAGTAACTTTATAAAACATTTACAGTCCCCCCTTAAAAGTTAAAATAAGTGTTTAATTTAAAACTGTAAAAATGGAAAACAAAACCCCTTTTACGAATGAAAATGAGTTAGCAACCGCAATTTCCCTATCCCCTTCTGATACCAGCATTGACTTAGATACTGGTGGTGATGGTGGGAATGATGGTGATGATCCAAAATAGAAATCATTTATAATTTAGTAAAGAATTAAAACCACCTCTTGGTGGTTTTATAATATTATATGAATGTATCGTTCTATTCTCTTTTTATTCCTCATACAATTTACATACGGGCAACAAAACTATAAAATTGATAGCTTAAATTATATCAAAGATAGTATTTCATACAAATCCTGTATAAGAACAGCATTGTCTTATTTTAAGGAAAGGCAATTAGATTCTTTTAAAAAATACAGTATAAAGTCTTACCTATTATCAAAAAAGATAAATAGCCCTCGTAAAACTCAAAAAGCTCATTTTTACTTAGCTACTTACTATAAGTATAAAGAAATGTCTGACAGTGCGTATTACCACTACCATAAATCAAAAAGCATTTTATTAAAACTTAAAGATACGATTACCGCAGGTAGAAGATTGTTTTCTATAGCAAGGATTCAATTACGAGAAAAAGACTTACTAGGAAGTGAAATATCCTCTATCACAGCTTTAGAATACGTAGAAAGTTCCAACCTATACAGAATAAAGCATCAAATAATTAACAACTTAGCACTAACATTACAAGAAAAAGGCGCACCTTATGAAGCGCTAAAATTTTATGATATCAGCCTAAAAGAATTGCGTAAAGACTCTTTAGAAAACACTCCATTAAAATTAAATATTATCAACAATAAAGGGTTGGTATATCAATCTATTAATCAACAAGGAAAAGCGATCTCTTATTTTAAAAAAGGGTTAAGCTATGACAGTATTAAAGAAAAATATCCTATAAAGTATGCTTTATTACTGGAAAATTTAGCTTCAAGTAATTTTTTATTAGGCAAAAACAAAGGTGTTTTAAATCAATATTATGAGGTTCTTGCCATTCGTAAAAAGTTAAAAATTCTTAAAGGAATAAGCACAACACATCTAAATATTGCAGATTATTACAAACGCTTTAACCAACAGCAAAAAGCTTTATTTCATGCAAAAAAAGGGCTCTTATACGCAAGAAAAACGGATAACAATAAACGCTTATTAGAAGCTCTAAAATTACTTTCAGAACTCACTACAGATAAGCAATCTACACAGTATTTGCGACAGTACATACAACTAAATGATAGTTTATTTCAAAAAGAGCGTACTTTGAAGAATCAATTTGCAAAAATCAGATATCAAACAGATAAAAAAGAAAAGGAAAATAACATTTTGAAATCTGAAAATGAGAAAAAGCAAGTTGAGATAACGTATCAAAAACAACAAAAAACTATTGGATGGCTGATTGCTATTTTAAGCTTATTTACGCTAGGAATCAGTATCTCTCTGTTTATAGTTCGCAGAAAAAAAATGATTTATCAAACGCAATTAGAAAAAGCACAAATCAGAGAAAGAGAACGTCAGCAAATAGCAAAATCACTGCATGATGAAGTTGCTGGCGATCTATTTTTATTGCATCAAAAACTAGAAAAAACAAATCAACCAGAACTTGCACAAAAACTAAGTATTGTAAAAAGTAACGTCCGAAACTTATCACATCAATTGAGCAGTATTAGTTTTGATAAAGTTTCTTTCGAAGATCAGGTTATTAATTTAATTACAGATTATTTCGAACCTAATTTTAAGATTTTTCCTACTGGTTTATTGGATCATGACTGGGCAAACATTAACGAACCTATAAAAAGAGTTCTTTACTTAAGTACTAGAGAATGTATTCAGAATAGTAAAAAATATGCAAAAGCCTCTAAAGTAGTAGTCCATTTTTCAACGCGTAAAAAAAGTGTTCATTTAAATATTTCTGATGACGGAATTGGATTTGATATAAGGACTAGTAAAAAAGGGATAGGTTTACAAAACCTACAAGAAAGAGTTGAAGAACTCGGCGGATCCCTTCTAGTTAAAAGCAAAATTGATAACGGAACACAAATATCCATTCGAATACCATTAAATGTCTAAAAAAATTAAACTACTTATTGTTGATGACCATCAATTAATTATCGAAGGAATTCTTTCTTCTTTAAAAAAAATTGACCATTTAGAGGTAGAAACTTCTAAGTCTTGTGATGATGCTTTTTTCAAAATAAAAACCAATCAGCATAATGCTCCATTTGACATTCTTTTTACAGACTTGAGTTTTGATAACACAACATATGACACCATACTAAACGACGGAGAATCTTTAATAAAAAAAATTAACGAAGAAAAAATTCCAATTAAAATAGGTATAATTACCGGACATTCTGAAACGAATAGAATATATAATGTTATACACAACCTTAATCCTTCTGCTTATATTTTAAAAAGCAAATGCGACAGTGCCGAACTTAACTTTGCTATTCAAAAAATAATAGCAAACGAAACTTATTATAGCCATGAAATTCACAATAAACTATTAAAACGAGCTATTGTATTGATCCAAATGGATGACATTGCTACTCAAATATTAAAAGAACTTCGAAAACATCCTAAAATCAGTAATCTGGAAGGTCTTATTTTAAAATCAGATGGAAGCCCAATAAAACTAAGAGCTATTGAGAGTAAGCTCGCCAAATTAAGAATTGATTTAGATGCCAACAATAATACCGATTTAGTTTTAAAAGCTATTGAGCTCGGTCTTATTGACTAAAAACTTAGCTATCACCTTATTAAAAACGCGGAAATCCGCATTTTTAAAAACGGAAAAACCAATTATTAACCTCCTCTTCTCATGTATCTTTGCTGTAGTATTTTATTTTTTATTGGGGAATGAAAAATAAAAAGGGGAAGGAAACCTTCAAGATGATCTTGAAGGTTTTTTGTTTTATACAAACTAACCTAACAAACAGACTTCTAGCTGCGGAAACATACATTTTTATTTGCGGAAAACACACTTTACATGGATTGTATGTAGAGTATATTTGCAGGGAATCTAACACTTAATTGGGGGAAATTCAGAAAAAAAAGAGATTATAACCTTTTACAATTTATAAATTGTAAAAGGTTTTTTTGTATTTTAACTCTTCTTCTTATTTCTATTCTCTTATAATTGTAAATCGCACTGTTTTATAAAACCTTTTATTTTAAACATATTATTGTAAATTGCTAATCCAATTTATGAATTAATATGACTGGTAAATATATCATTGCTCTAGACCAAGGAACTACAAGTTCTCGCTCGGTGGTTGTAAACGAAAATGGAGAAATTATAGAAATGGCTCAACAAGAATTTGAGCAAATATTCCCAAATTCAGGCTGGGTAGAACACAATCCTCTAGAAATTTTAGAAACGCAATTATCTACCTTGAAGAAAGTCATATCAAAAGCAAATATTAAAGCTTCAGAAATTGCAGGAATTGGTATTACCAATCAACGAGAAACTACTGTCATCTGGAATAAACATACAGGAAAGCCAATTTATAATGCTATTGTTTGGCAAGACAAGCGAACTTCTGATTTTTGTAAAGAATTAAAAAATAAAGGGCTATACTCACACGTAAAACAAACCACAGGATTAATTATAGATAGTTATTTCTCTGCAACAAAAATTCATTGGATATTAAATAATGTTGAAGGAGCTCATGAAGAAGCTAGAAAAGGAAACCTTCTTTTTGGAACTATTGACACCTGGTTACTTTGGAATTTAACGGGTCAAAAAGTACATGCTACTGATTATAGTAATGCATCTCGTACTATGCTATATGATATAAAAAACTTATGTTGGGATGATACTTTATTAACGGAACTCAATATTCCTAAATCTATTTTACCGACAGTGAATCCGTCTTCTTTTCATTTTGGAGATTACACCTTAGATGAATACAAAATTCCAATCACAGGAATTGCAGGCGATCAACAAGCTGCTCTATTTGGTCAAGGATGTTTTCATAAAGGAGAAGCCAAAAACACCTATGGAACAGGATGCTTTATGCTAATGAATATAGGAGAAAATATTGAGTTTTCTAAAAATGGTTTACTAACTACAATTGCTTGGGGAATAAACAATAAAGTTTATTATGCTTTAGAAGGTAGTGTATTTATTGCTGGTGCTGCAATACAATGGCTAAGAGATGGACTAAAAATTATCAATAGTGCTGAAGAAAGTGAAATTTTTGCAGCTGATATTAAAGAGGAAAACCCTGTGTATGTTGTTCCTGCTTTTGCTGGACTAGGAGCTCCTTATTGGGATATGTATGCAAGAGGAGCAGTTTTCGGACTAACAAGAGATACAGGAAAAAAGCACTTAATTAAAGCAACACTACAATCATTAGCATACCAAACCAAAGACATTTTAGACGCTATGCAAAATGATAGTAATACCCATCTAACTTCTTTAAAAGTAGATGGAGGTGCTTGTATTAATAATTTATTAATGCAGTTTCAAGCAGATATCCTAAACACCAATGTTGAACGGCCAAAAACAACAGAAACAACCGTTATGGGAGCTGCTTATTTAGCTGGAATTGGTATTGGATTATGGAAACAAAATGACATCCTAAATAAAAAAATAGTTGACAAGAATTTTATTCCTAATTTCCCTTTAGCAAAAAGAGAAAAACTGTATAAAAAATGGCTAAAAGCAGTAGAGAGAACTAAAAACTGGATCGACTAGCAATCCTATACTATGTATTAATTTTAAAATATAACTTACTTTTTTACAAAACTGATATAAGTCATGTTTTATACGGTTTATGCGCTATAACTTTGTACCAAACGCAAAATGTGTTACTCACTATTAGACAAAGTAAATTATTGTCGTTTTTATTTGGTATTGTGTAAAAATTGGTAGCCCTTTAATTATACTTACTAATAGTAATAAAAAAAGTAGCACCGTGGTTTTTATGGTTAACGTAAAAGTGTTCTAACTTCATTTAGAACACTTTTTCTTTATAAGAATCTTATGTAAACCTATTCTTAATATATAATCAACTCCTAACATTAAATCTTTTTATACAAAACAACTAATCATTAAGGGTCAATTTTAACTCAAAATAAAACTATTTAAAAGCGTTAAAACCTGTGATATCCAATCCTGTAATTAATAAATGAATATCATGAGTTCCTTCATAAGTAATAACACTTTCCAAGTTCATAGAATGGCGCATTATTGAATATGCACCACTAATTCCCATTGCCCCTAACACTTGACGAGCTTCTCTTGCTATATTCAATGCCATTGCTACATTATTTCGCTTCGCCATTGAAATTTGAGCTGAAGTTGCTTTGCCTTCATTTTTCAAAACACCCAATCTCCATGTTAATAATTGCGCTTTTGTTATTTCTGTAATCATTTCAGCCAATTTCTTTTGCTGTAATTGAAACTGACCAATTGGTTTTCCAAACTGAAAACGTTCTTTACTATAACGCAATGCTATATCATAGCAATCCATTGCAGCTCCTATTGCTCCCCATGCTATTCCATAACGAGCAGAATCTAAACATCCTAACGGAGCTCCTAACCCTGATTTATTAGGTAATATATTTTCTTTAGGTACTTTTACATTATCAAAAATTAACTCCCCTGTTATGGAAACTCTTAACGACCATTTATTATCTGTTTTAGGTGTAGAAAAACCTTCCATTCCTCGCTCTACAATTAATCCATGAATACGTCCTTCCTCATTTTTTGCCCAAACAACCGCTATATCAGCTATTGGCGCATTAGAAATCCACATTTTTGCACCATTCAACAAAAAATGATCTCCCATATCCTTAAAATGAGTTTCCATACCTCCTGGATTAGAGCCATGATTCGGTTCTGTTAAACCAAAACTACCAACCCATTCACCAGAAGCTAACTTCGGCAAATATTTTTTTCGTTGGGCTTCACTCCCATAATTAAAAATTGGCCACATTACCAGCGATGATTGAACGGAAGCCGTTGATCTAATTCCACTATCTCCTCTTTCTAGTTCTTGCATAATTAACCCATAAGAAATCTGGTCCAAACCAGCTCCACCATATGCTTCAGGAATATATGGACCAAAAGCACCTATAAGACCTAATCCTTTAATCAATTGTTTTGGAAACGCTGCTTTTTGAGCATACTCTTCAACAATAGGAGAGACTTCTTTTTTAACCCACTCTCTTGAAGCTGTTCTTACTAATTTATGCTCTTCATGTAATAATTCATCTAATTGATAATAATCTGGCGCTTGAAATAAATCAGGTTTCATTTGTTCTTATTTTCTATCAAAAGTACTATAAAAAATATGTTTTTTAAGCTTTTTAGCATGTTTACATTGCTTCTTTTTACTATTCAACTAATATTATTTAGTTTTACAAAAATTATAGGATACTTATTGTGAAATTTACACTCGGAAAGGAAGAACGTTTAAAAAGTAAAAAATTAATTGGAAGGCTATATAGCGAAGGAAAATCTGTTAAAGTTTTTCCGCTTCGAATGGTTTACCTACAAGCAAATCATACCTCTAATTTTCCTGCTCAAATAGGGGTTTCTGTTCCTAAAAGAAATTTTAAAAAAGCTGTTCATAGAAACCGAATCAAACGGTTGTTACGTGAAACCTACAGAAAACAAAAATACACTGTTTATAATTCACTTAATGAACCTTATGTGTTTATGATTTCTTATCTTGCCAAAGATGAATGGGCTTATTCTGATATAGAGCGAAAAATGGACAAACTTTTAAATTCATTTGTTAGTGAAATAAACATGAAAAAACATGAAAAAAAATAAAAAACATGCACTTATCCTTTTAGCAGGAATACTAGCCTTATCTTTTTCTTTTCAATCGAAATTTTTTGAAATAGCAAAACAAATTGAAATTTACAATAATCTCTTCAAAGAACTCAATATAAACTATGTAAATGAAATAAATCCTGCTGAGCTTACTAACAAAGCGATCAAAAACACTCTTAAAGGGCTAGATCCTTATACTAATTTTTTTACGGAACAAGATGTTGAAAATGCTAAAATTAGACGAGAAGGAGAATACGGAGGCATCGGAATTGCTGTTTTTTATGATAAGAACGGAATTACCATAACCGAAATTTATAAAAACTACGTTGCAGATAAGGCTGGTTTAAAAGTTGGAGATATAATTACCAAAGCAGATGGACAAATATTAAAGGGATTAGAAAAAAATCAGTTAGCTATGGTATTAAAAGGCAGCCCTGGAAAAAAAGTTACCATTGAAGTTGACAGGCTAGGAAAAGCTTTGACCTTTAATTTAACATTAGATAAAATCATTATTGACGCTGTTCCTTTTTATGAAATGATTGATACTGAAATAGGATATATTATATTAAGCAGATTTAGTCAAAAAGCTGCTGCCGAAATAAAAAAAGCCTTCATTTCTTTAAAAGATCAAGGAATGAAAAAACTGATTCTTGATTTAAGAAATAACCCAGGAGGTTCTCTAGGAGAATCTATCAATATTGTTAATTTTTTTACTCCCAAAGGCAGTAACGTTGTTGAAACAAAAGGAAAGCTCAAAAAAGCAAGTCAAATTTACAAGGGGCATAACGAACCTTTAGATTTAGAAATTCCCATAGTAGTGCTCATAAATGGTCGCTCTGCTTCAGCCTCAGAAATTGTTTCAGGAGCATTACAAGATTATGACAGAGCTGTTATTTTAGGAGAACGCTCTTTTGGAAAAGGACTTGTACAACGCTATTTCAAATTATCATACGGTACACAGCTAAAAGCAACTATTTCTAAATATTATACTCCTAGTGGAAGGTGTATTCAAGAGTTAGATTATGAAAATAGAAACCCTAAAACAGGTATAGTTCCTAAATTCTCTGAAGGTACAGTAAATTCTTTTACTACTAAAAATGGACGTACAGTGTATGATGGCGGTGGAGTTACTCCTGACATTCTCATAAACAGATCAAAACAAACAGAAGCCACAAAAAAACTACTTAAATCTCAAGCATTATTTAATTTTGCTACTGTATATACCAGTAAAAAAAATGCTATAAATATTGATGATTACTCATTTAATAATGCTGATTTCAATGCATTTAAAGAATACCTTGAAAAAGTAGATACCACATTTCTATCAAAGCAAGAATCTCTTTTTAAAACAGCCTATAATGCTAATAAAAACACTATTATAAGCGATGATTATGAAAAAATAAAGCTAAAATTAGCTAAAATAAAAATAGCTAATATTTCAAAAAATAAAGATTTTTTAGTAGAGCAAATACAAGATGAAATTATAAAGCGTTATCACTACAAAGAAGGCACCTACCAATACCATCTAAAACATGACAACACTATAAAACAAGCTATTAATATATTAAAAAACAAGTCAAAGTATAACAACATATTGGCTAAATAATAAGCCATCGTTAATTTAG from Tenacibaculum maritimum NCIMB 2154 includes the following:
- a CDS encoding acyl-CoA thioesterase, encoding MRAKSPKESLTVLTDLVLPGETNYLDNLFGGELLARMDRACSISARRHSRRIVVTASVNHVAFNKSVPVGSVVTVEAKVSRAFKSSMEVYVDVWIEDRQSGEKTSVNEGIYTFVAVDETGKPVPIPPIIPETELEKKRFDGALRRKQLSLILANKMDPKEATELKALFV
- a CDS encoding HU domain-containing protein translates to MRLDNYINDLLYRYDCVIIPGFGGFVTNKIGAKVNDFTHTFSPPTKQITFNSHLKHNDGLLANYIVKAEEISFEEASLKIAGIVEKWNKELKSKSLKIGDIGSLSLNEKEQLIFEPNTTANFLTDAFGLATFASSAVKRSEYKGQVKSLISDSELKEEERKGIPVFIKYAATAAILLTLGYTGWVGVQNQGEVSEEQKLQDKIQSATFVIDNPLPAIDLNLTKVTIKKFHVVAGAFQLRENAENKVNELKQKGFDSYILGENSWGLTQVVFDSYETKKEARKNLKEIQENFSKDAWLLVK
- the dprA gene encoding DNA-processing protein DprA, translating into MKSEKLLAILRLQATKSIGDIVAKKLIKTIGSAEQIFKEKPHTLQKINGIGSCITKQLFNLKNKKKAAKECDYILKNNVPFSYFLSDTYPKYLKHCIDAPILIFKDGNLNLKNDKIIAIVGTRNITSYGRDFCHQLIDGLKNYNPIIVSGFAYGIDICAHKTAINNKLQTVAILAHGLNQTYPKSHKEYIHQLNEKGGFITEFWHNETPFRESFLKRNRIIAGISKATIVIESAERGGSLVTADIANSYNRDVFALPGRNTDIYSKGCNNLIKNNQAHLLTSSEDIAKMLNWDLPNNKPSIQTKLFTELNEDEEKIYNYLCSNGKQLLDTIASHCNIPTYKLSSILLQMELKKLIKPLPGKLFETI
- a CDS encoding DMT family transporter, yielding MHKKHIQHLLVLLLATLFISTSGVLGKYIKMSPEVIIWFRSSLAMLFLYAFCKFKKVKLTISSSNHYIPFIISSVFMAMHWITYFYALKLSNVALGMLSLYTFPIITTLLEPVVFKTKFNPVHIVLAMLVLIGIYILRPDFNLGNSNVQGILMGLLSALFYAIRILILKPFTANYNGTMLMFYQTLIITVFLSPVLLFMDFSEIVNQFPYVLLLALLTTAIGHSLMVRSLKFFTVSTASIISSIQPVFGVVLAYTFLNEIPTWKTFIGGGLILTTVIIESVRGGEE
- a CDS encoding tetratricopeptide repeat-containing sensor histidine kinase, with translation MYRSILFLFLIQFTYGQQNYKIDSLNYIKDSISYKSCIRTALSYFKERQLDSFKKYSIKSYLLSKKINSPRKTQKAHFYLATYYKYKEMSDSAYYHYHKSKSILLKLKDTITAGRRLFSIARIQLREKDLLGSEISSITALEYVESSNLYRIKHQIINNLALTLQEKGAPYEALKFYDISLKELRKDSLENTPLKLNIINNKGLVYQSINQQGKAISYFKKGLSYDSIKEKYPIKYALLLENLASSNFLLGKNKGVLNQYYEVLAIRKKLKILKGISTTHLNIADYYKRFNQQQKALFHAKKGLLYARKTDNNKRLLEALKLLSELTTDKQSTQYLRQYIQLNDSLFQKERTLKNQFAKIRYQTDKKEKENNILKSENEKKQVEITYQKQQKTIGWLIAILSLFTLGISISLFIVRRKKMIYQTQLEKAQIRERERQQIAKSLHDEVAGDLFLLHQKLEKTNQPELAQKLSIVKSNVRNLSHQLSSISFDKVSFEDQVINLITDYFEPNFKIFPTGLLDHDWANINEPIKRVLYLSTRECIQNSKKYAKASKVVVHFSTRKKSVHLNISDDGIGFDIRTSKKGIGLQNLQERVEELGGSLLVKSKIDNGTQISIRIPLNV
- a CDS encoding response regulator transcription factor — translated: MSKKIKLLIVDDHQLIIEGILSSLKKIDHLEVETSKSCDDAFFKIKTNQHNAPFDILFTDLSFDNTTYDTILNDGESLIKKINEEKIPIKIGIITGHSETNRIYNVIHNLNPSAYILKSKCDSAELNFAIQKIIANETYYSHEIHNKLLKRAIVLIQMDDIATQILKELRKHPKISNLEGLILKSDGSPIKLRAIESKLAKLRIDLDANNNTDLVLKAIELGLID